A single window of Drosophila suzukii chromosome 3, CBGP_Dsuzu_IsoJpt1.0, whole genome shotgun sequence DNA harbors:
- the LOC108005825 gene encoding band 7 protein CG42540 isoform X1 yields MPDSMMDMEHRDHQLHRQQQQSHHHQPGRLAASTSTFAPPAPTSTQPEERDRDRERDHHLHHHQTNNVASSPLPVNASIQLHQQQQPQPQQQQQQQQQPLTQLQQPQLREREHHQQPQQQQQQMMQQPPQQQMQQQQQQQQQLPHSHHALMQQSQQQQAIHRAEARRDTQAKHSHGFLYSDEEISDKASTCGKLLIFLSVALVIMTLPFSLFVCFKVVQEYERAVIFRLGRLMQGGAKGPGIFFILPCIDSYARVDLRTRTYDVPPQEVLTKDSVTVSVDAVVYYRVSNATVSIANVENAHHSTRLLAQTTLRNTMGTRHLHEILSERMTISGTMQVQLDEATDAWGIKVERVEIKDVRLPVQLQRAMAAEAEAAREARAKVIAAEGEQKASRALREASEVIGDSPAALQLRYLQTLNTISAEKNSTIVFPLPIDLITYFLKTNEATTQQNARKAAAAIGNTPPPLQLAPQQQQMQPQQQQQQYQQQQQPQQQYQQQQQQQQQPQQQQQQPQQQQQQPQQQDQLYQQGQQISSAM; encoded by the exons ATGCCCGATTCGATGATGGACATGGAGCATCGGGACCACCAGCTGCaccgccagcagcagcagtcgcACCACCATCAGCCAGGTCGCCTAGCAGCCAGCACCAGCACATTTGCACCACCGGCGCCGACGAGCACGCAGCCGGAAGAACGGGACAGGGACAGGGAGAGGGACCACCATCTGCACCACCATCAGACCAACAATGTGGCCTCGTCACCACTGCCAGTGAATGCCTCCATTCAACTgcaccaacagcagcagccgcagccgcagcagcaacaacagcagcagcagcaaccacTGACGCAGTTGCAGCAACCACAGTTGAGGGAACGCGAGCACCACCaacagccgcagcagcagcagcagcagatgatGCAGCaaccaccacagcagcagatgcagcagcagcaacagcagcagcagcaattgCCGCACAGTCATCATGCCCTCATGCAGCAATCGCAACAGCAGCAGGCCATCCATCGAGCCGAGGCGCGAAGAG ATACACAAGCAAAACATTCACATGGATTTCTCTATT CGGACGAGGAAATCAGCGATAAGGCATCAACATGCGGCAAATTGCTAATATTTCTCTCCGTGGCTCTTGTGATAATGACGCTACCCTTCAGTCTCTTCGTCTGCTTCAAG GTGGTGCAGGAGTACGAGCGCGCGGTTATCTTCCGTTTGGGTCGCCTCATGCAGGGCGGTGCCAAGGGCCCAG GTATCTTCTTCATCCTGCCCTGCATCGACTCCTATGCCCGCGTGGACTTGCGTACCCGCACCTACGACGTGCCACCGCAGGAG GTTCTCACAAAGGATAGCGTTACGGTTTCGGTGGATGCAGTGGTTTACTATCGGGTATCAAATGCAACCGTCTCTATCGCGAACGTGGAAAATGCTCACCATTCGACCAGGCTACTGGCACAGACTACTCTACGAAACACAATGGGAACTCGGCATTTGCATGAGATACTCAGCGAGCGTATGACGATTTCCGGCACAATGCAG GTTCAACTCGACGAAGCCACCGATGCCTGGGGCATCAAAGTTGAACGTGTTGAAAT CAAGGACGTGCGCCTGCCCGTGCAACTGCAACGTGCCATGGCCGCCGAGGCAGAAGCCGCCCGAGAAGCCCGCGCCAAAGTCATCGCCGCCGAAGGAGAACAGAAGGCGTCGCGGGCACTTCGCGAGGCATCGGAGGTGATTGGCGATTCGCCGGCAGCACTCCAACTGCGATACCTTCAG ACACTCAACACCATATCCGCGGAGAAGAACTCGACCATTGTGTTCCCGCTGCCCATCGATTTAATAACGTATTTCCTCAAGACAAACGAGGCCACAACGCAGCAAAATGCCCGAAAAGCCGCGGCAGCAATTGGCAATACACCGCCGCCGTTGCAATTggcaccgcagcagcagcaaatgcagccgcaacaacagcagcagcagtaccagcagcaacagcaaccgcagcagcaatatcagcagcagcagcagcagcagcaacaaccgcagcagcagcaacaacaaccgcagcagcagcaacaacaaccgcAGCAACAGGATCAACTCTATCAACAGGGGCAGCAGATCTCATCAGCCATGTAA
- the LOC108005825 gene encoding band 7 protein CG42540 isoform X2, with the protein MPDSMMDMEHRDHQLHRQQQQSHHHQPGRLAASTSTFAPPAPTSTQPEERDRDRERDHHLHHHQTNNVASSPLPVNASIQLHQQQQPQPQQQQQQQQQPLTQLQQPQLREREHHQQPQQQQQQMMQQPPQQQMQQQQQQQQQLPHSHHALMQQSQQQQAIHRAEARRADEEISDKASTCGKLLIFLSVALVIMTLPFSLFVCFKVVQEYERAVIFRLGRLMQGGAKGPGIFFILPCIDSYARVDLRTRTYDVPPQEVLTKDSVTVSVDAVVYYRVSNATVSIANVENAHHSTRLLAQTTLRNTMGTRHLHEILSERMTISGTMQVQLDEATDAWGIKVERVEIKDVRLPVQLQRAMAAEAEAAREARAKVIAAEGEQKASRALREASEVIGDSPAALQLRYLQTLNTISAEKNSTIVFPLPIDLITYFLKTNEATTQQNARKAAAAIGNTPPPLQLAPQQQQMQPQQQQQQYQQQQQPQQQYQQQQQQQQQPQQQQQQPQQQQQQPQQQDQLYQQGQQISSAM; encoded by the exons ATGCCCGATTCGATGATGGACATGGAGCATCGGGACCACCAGCTGCaccgccagcagcagcagtcgcACCACCATCAGCCAGGTCGCCTAGCAGCCAGCACCAGCACATTTGCACCACCGGCGCCGACGAGCACGCAGCCGGAAGAACGGGACAGGGACAGGGAGAGGGACCACCATCTGCACCACCATCAGACCAACAATGTGGCCTCGTCACCACTGCCAGTGAATGCCTCCATTCAACTgcaccaacagcagcagccgcagccgcagcagcaacaacagcagcagcagcaaccacTGACGCAGTTGCAGCAACCACAGTTGAGGGAACGCGAGCACCACCaacagccgcagcagcagcagcagcagatgatGCAGCaaccaccacagcagcagatgcagcagcagcaacagcagcagcagcaattgCCGCACAGTCATCATGCCCTCATGCAGCAATCGCAACAGCAGCAGGCCATCCATCGAGCCGAGGCGCGAAGAG CGGACGAGGAAATCAGCGATAAGGCATCAACATGCGGCAAATTGCTAATATTTCTCTCCGTGGCTCTTGTGATAATGACGCTACCCTTCAGTCTCTTCGTCTGCTTCAAG GTGGTGCAGGAGTACGAGCGCGCGGTTATCTTCCGTTTGGGTCGCCTCATGCAGGGCGGTGCCAAGGGCCCAG GTATCTTCTTCATCCTGCCCTGCATCGACTCCTATGCCCGCGTGGACTTGCGTACCCGCACCTACGACGTGCCACCGCAGGAG GTTCTCACAAAGGATAGCGTTACGGTTTCGGTGGATGCAGTGGTTTACTATCGGGTATCAAATGCAACCGTCTCTATCGCGAACGTGGAAAATGCTCACCATTCGACCAGGCTACTGGCACAGACTACTCTACGAAACACAATGGGAACTCGGCATTTGCATGAGATACTCAGCGAGCGTATGACGATTTCCGGCACAATGCAG GTTCAACTCGACGAAGCCACCGATGCCTGGGGCATCAAAGTTGAACGTGTTGAAAT CAAGGACGTGCGCCTGCCCGTGCAACTGCAACGTGCCATGGCCGCCGAGGCAGAAGCCGCCCGAGAAGCCCGCGCCAAAGTCATCGCCGCCGAAGGAGAACAGAAGGCGTCGCGGGCACTTCGCGAGGCATCGGAGGTGATTGGCGATTCGCCGGCAGCACTCCAACTGCGATACCTTCAG ACACTCAACACCATATCCGCGGAGAAGAACTCGACCATTGTGTTCCCGCTGCCCATCGATTTAATAACGTATTTCCTCAAGACAAACGAGGCCACAACGCAGCAAAATGCCCGAAAAGCCGCGGCAGCAATTGGCAATACACCGCCGCCGTTGCAATTggcaccgcagcagcagcaaatgcagccgcaacaacagcagcagcagtaccagcagcaacagcaaccgcagcagcaatatcagcagcagcagcagcagcagcaacaaccgcagcagcagcaacaacaaccgcagcagcagcaacaacaaccgcAGCAACAGGATCAACTCTATCAACAGGGGCAGCAGATCTCATCAGCCATGTAA
- the LOC108005825 gene encoding band 7 protein AGAP004871 isoform X7, with product MAAVGSDIVPMEQVSSMVSNGGGSVAMQRDDEYRNRIMKNTQAKHSHGFLYSDEEISDKASTCGKLLIFLSVALVIMTLPFSLFVCFKVVQEYERAVIFRLGRLMQGGAKGPGIFFILPCIDSYARVDLRTRTYDVPPQEVLTKDSVTVSVDAVVYYRVSNATVSIANVENAHHSTRLLAQTTLRNTMGTRHLHEILSERMTISGTMQVQLDEATDAWGIKVERVEIKDVRLPVQLQRAMAAEAEAAREARAKVIAAEGEQKASRALREASEVIGDSPAALQLRYLQTLNTISAEKNSTIVFPLPIDLITYFLKTNEATTQQNARKAAAAIGNTPPPLQLAPQQQQMQPQQQQQQYQQQQQPQQQYQQQQQQQQQPQQQQQQPQQQQQQPQQQDQLYQQGQQISSAM from the exons ATACACAAGCAAAACATTCACATGGATTTCTCTATT CGGACGAGGAAATCAGCGATAAGGCATCAACATGCGGCAAATTGCTAATATTTCTCTCCGTGGCTCTTGTGATAATGACGCTACCCTTCAGTCTCTTCGTCTGCTTCAAG GTGGTGCAGGAGTACGAGCGCGCGGTTATCTTCCGTTTGGGTCGCCTCATGCAGGGCGGTGCCAAGGGCCCAG GTATCTTCTTCATCCTGCCCTGCATCGACTCCTATGCCCGCGTGGACTTGCGTACCCGCACCTACGACGTGCCACCGCAGGAG GTTCTCACAAAGGATAGCGTTACGGTTTCGGTGGATGCAGTGGTTTACTATCGGGTATCAAATGCAACCGTCTCTATCGCGAACGTGGAAAATGCTCACCATTCGACCAGGCTACTGGCACAGACTACTCTACGAAACACAATGGGAACTCGGCATTTGCATGAGATACTCAGCGAGCGTATGACGATTTCCGGCACAATGCAG GTTCAACTCGACGAAGCCACCGATGCCTGGGGCATCAAAGTTGAACGTGTTGAAAT CAAGGACGTGCGCCTGCCCGTGCAACTGCAACGTGCCATGGCCGCCGAGGCAGAAGCCGCCCGAGAAGCCCGCGCCAAAGTCATCGCCGCCGAAGGAGAACAGAAGGCGTCGCGGGCACTTCGCGAGGCATCGGAGGTGATTGGCGATTCGCCGGCAGCACTCCAACTGCGATACCTTCAG ACACTCAACACCATATCCGCGGAGAAGAACTCGACCATTGTGTTCCCGCTGCCCATCGATTTAATAACGTATTTCCTCAAGACAAACGAGGCCACAACGCAGCAAAATGCCCGAAAAGCCGCGGCAGCAATTGGCAATACACCGCCGCCGTTGCAATTggcaccgcagcagcagcaaatgcagccgcaacaacagcagcagcagtaccagcagcaacagcaaccgcagcagcaatatcagcagcagcagcagcagcagcaacaaccgcagcagcagcaacaacaaccgcagcagcagcaacaacaaccgcAGCAACAGGATCAACTCTATCAACAGGGGCAGCAGATCTCATCAGCCATGTAA
- the Src64B gene encoding tyrosine-protein kinase Src64B, with protein MGNKCCSKRQDQELALAYPTGGYKKSDYTFGQTHINSSGGGNMGGVLGQKHNNGGSLDSRYTPDPNHRGPLKIGGKGGVDIIRPRTTPTGVPGVVLKRVVVALYDYKSRDESDLSFMKGDRMEVIDDTESDWWRVVNLTTRQEGLIPLNFVAEERSVNSEDWFFENVLRKEADKLLLAEENPRGTFLVRPSEHNPNGYSLSVKDWEDGRGYHVKHYRIKPLDNGGYYIATNQTFPSLQALVMAYSKNALGLCHILSRPCPKPQPQMWDLGPELRDKYEIPRSEIQLLRKLGRGNFGEVFYGKWRNSIDVAVKTLREGTMSTAAFLQEAAIMKKFRHNRLVALYAVCSQEEPIYIVQEYMSKGSLLDFLREGDGRYLHFEDLIYIATQVASGMEYLESKQLIHRDLAARNVLIGENNVAKICDFGLARVIADDEYCPKQGSRFPVKWTAPEAIIYGKFSIKSDVWSYGILLMELFTYGQVPYPGMHSREVIENIERGFRMPKPTNHYFPDNIYQLLLQCWDAVPEKRPTFEFLNHYFESFSVTSEVPYREVQD; from the exons ATGGGCAACAAATGCTGCAGCAAGCGACAGGATCAGGAATTGGCACTGGCCTATCCCACTGGGGGCTACAAGAAATCCGACTACACCTTTGGCCAGACGCACATCAacagcagcggcggcggcaacATGGGCGGCGTTCTCGGCCAGAAGCACAACAACGGGGGCTCGCTGGACTCGCGCTACACCCCCGATCCCAACCATCGGGGTCCGTTGAAAATCGGCGGCAAGGGTGGCGTTGACATCATCAGGCCCCGCACCACACCAA CCGGCGTTCCTGGTGTCGTACTGAAGCGCGTGGTCGTGGCCCTGTACGACTATAAATCCCGCGATGAATCCGATCTGAGCTTCATGAAGGGCGACCGCATGGAGGTCATCGACGACACCGAGTCCGATTGGTGGCGCGTTGTGAACCTGACCACCCGGCAGGAGGGCCTCATCCCGCTCAACTTTGTGGCCGAGGAGCGCAGCGTCAATAGCGAAGA CTGGTTCTTTGAGAACGTGCTACGAAAGGAGGCGGACAAGTTGCTGCTGGCCGAGGAGAATCCGCGTGGCACTTTCCTCGTGCGACCTTCCGAGCACAATCCCAATGGCTACTCACTGTCTGTCAAGGATTGGGAGGATGGACGTGGATACCATGTGAAGCACTACCGCATCAAGCCGCTGGATAATGGTGGCTACTACATAGCCACCAATCAGACGTTCCCCTCGCTTCAGGCCTTGGTCATGGCATACAGCA AAAACGCTCTTGGCCTGTGTCACATTCTGTCGCGTCCCTGCCCCAAACCGCAACCCCAGATGTGGGACTTGGGACCGGAGCTGCGCGATAAGTACGAGATTCCGCGCTCGGAGATTCAGCTGCTGCGCAAACTGGGACGCGGCAACTTTGGCGAGGTCTTCTACGGCAAGTGGCGCAATAGCATCGATGTGGCGGTCAAGACGCTTCGCGAGGGCACCATGTCCACCGCTGCTTTCCTCCAGGAGGCGGCCATTATGAAGAAGTTCCGCCACAACCGCCTGGTGGCCCTTTATGCAGTTTGCTCGCAG GAGGAGCCCATCTATATCGTACAGGAGTACATGTCCAAGGGCAGTCTGCTGGACTTTTTGCGCGAGGGCGATGGTCGCTACTTGCACTTTGAGGATCTCATCTACATAGCCACCCAGGTGGCCAGCGGCATGGAATATCTGGAGTCCAAGCAGCTAATCCATCGCGATCTGGCGGCCCGCAATGTGCTGATCGGGGAGAATAATGTGGCGAAGATTTGTGATTTTGGATTGGCgcgcgttatcgcggatgacgaATACTGCCCCAAGCAGGGATCACGGTTTCCGGTCAAGTGGACGGCGCCCGAGGCGATCATCTACGGCAAGTTCTCGATCAAGTCGGACGTGTGGTCCTATGGCATTCTGCTGATGGAGCTGTTCACGTACGGACAAGTTCCCTATCCGGGCATGCATAGTCGCGAGGTGATTGAGAACATCGAGCGCGGTTTCCGCATGCCGAAGCCGACCAATCACTACTTCCCGGACAACATCTATCAGCTGCTGCTCCAGTGCTGGGATGCTGTGCCCGAGAAGCGGCCGACGTTCGAGTTCTTGAACCACTACTTCGAGTCCTTCTCGGTCACGTCGGAGGTGCCGTATCGAGAGGTGCAAGACTAA